The Molothrus ater isolate BHLD 08-10-18 breed brown headed cowbird chromosome 2, BPBGC_Mater_1.1, whole genome shotgun sequence DNA segment accctcacaggggggcaggggctgtgtcctgccctagagcagctctgcatcccCACAGGACATCATCCACGACCCCGGGCGGGGCGCGCCGCTGGCCAAGATCGCCTTCCGCGACCCGTACCGCTTCAAGAAACGCACGGAGCTCTTCATCGCCGCCGAGGGCATCCACACCGGCCAGTTCGTCTACTGCGGCAAGAAaggtgggctgggctgggcaggggcaggggctggggatggggtggggctggggcagggctgagctgggctttgggcagggctggggctgggcagggtgtcccagctcctggagttTGGGATGCTGGAGTGCAcgcccctgctgctgcagccctcccGTGTTCAGCAGGGCTGTaaccccagcccagggctcccagtgaagctgtggctgctctcctgctctttgCAGCCCAGCTGAACATCGGGAATGTCCTGCCTGTGGGCACCATGCCCGAGGGCACCATCGTGTGCTGCCTGGAGGAGAAGCCGGGTGACCGCGGGAAGCTGGCGCGCGCCTCCGGGAACTACGCCACCGTCATCTCCCACAACCCCGAGACCAAGAAAACCAGAGTGAAGCTGCCCTCAGGCTCCAAGAAAGTCATTTCTTCTGCAAACAGAGCTGTTGTGGGTGAGGAGCAATCACTGTGAACTTGTCACTGGCTGCTTGTCACTGAATCTTCCAGACAAGGCCCCGCTTTTAATAACCACCTTGAAAATAGTGTCATGTGCAGGCTGGACCGTCTGTGCTCAGGGGCCTGGCTTGCATTTTACACCTGCATTACTGTTGCATGTTGCTAACCTAAATTTGGAGGTTTGACCTAGTGAGAGGACAGAAAAGTAGATGCTCATTGTCCTCAGGAATTGTTCAGCCTGTAAAAGCTGCACTTCTTGGGGAAGGACTTATATGGGAAATGGCATTTTGATTTCCTGCTTCTGGTGCACTGAAGGAGCCTATTGGTGGTGTCAGGTGGGTGGAGTGCTCTGGGGGGTCTGACAGGGAATGACAAAACCACTGCCAAGAAGCAGAGGCTGCACCAGGTTTGTTGTGCACCTGACTGACAGCTGAGATGGCTGCTGGTGACACTTGCCTGCCTCTGCATGGAAGACACCAAAATGAGTAATCTGGTGTGTTAATCCAGTAAAATTGACTCAGTAAGTCATGAAACAAGTAGATGTTTGACCTCAAAGTTCTTCACAGTCCCCTGAGCTCTTTCAATTCGTACTTCACTTGAAAAGCTTAACGTTGCTCAGGAAATCGTAGCAGTAAAACTGGCAGTGCTTTAGAAAGAAAGCTCAATCCATGTGTATTGGATCAGAAAGAAGGCTGTAGCTCGGCTCTGATGTCAGCGTTGGTGTTGGCTTTCTGTGGTGCTGGTGTGTGCTCTGTTTGAGTGTGACcattcctgcccttccctgcaggaatcGTGGCTGGTGGAGGCCGTATTGACAAGCCCATCCTGAAGGCCGGCCGTGCCTACCACAAGTACAAGGCCAAGAGGAACTGCTGGCCACGTGTCCGTGGTGTGGCCATGAACGTGAGTCTGGCTGCAgtcatccctgtcccctctgacCGTTCAGGGAAGCTTTGTGGGATATTGGGAGGAGCCTGGCATGTATCTGGGAGGGAAACTTTCCAGATCAATGTGCAGCCACAGGGTGAGTTAGCAGCGCTCCGTGGCGGCTGCACCACATGAAGAGTGAAGTAGTTACTTTGTCCCCTTGAACCTGTTGATTTCTGTTGAGCACCGGTTTCTGTGGTTACATTGCTGTCTTGCTtcccccctgggcagcctgtggaGCATCCCTTCGGAGGAGGCAACCACCAGCACATCGGGAAGCCCTCGACCATCCGCAGGGACGCTCCCGCGGGACGCAAGGTGGGGCTGATCGCCGCGCGCCGCACGGGCCGGCTGCGGGGCACCAAGACtgtgcaggagaaggagaactGAGCTCCCACCCTGGGGGCCACCCAATAAATCTGTACAACACAGCTCGCGTGCACTCCGTGGtgtctgctgctgcagtgggggTAAAACTGGGATCGTGTTCAGTACCGGAAGCTGGGAGTGGAGATTCGGGGTTTTTCCCCTTGCAGGGATTCTCTCAGGCAGCACTTGCAGTCTGtaagctgctcctgcaggctggagTTACACTGCTGTGGGTGCTCTTGTGCCCTGGTGTGGTGTTCATGTTGGCCTGGTTCTGTGGAAGCTGAGGCCTGACGAAGCAATCAAGTAATCCGTGGTTAAATTTGGGAATCGGCTGAAAATCATAACCTAACATAAtggttttccattttcatcTTTCAGTGATGGGGGAAGCTTGAGAGTTGCAAACTTGGGAATATTTCAGCTGTTCTCACTGCAAGGTTTGAGCTTCCTTTTGGAGCTGTGAGGCTCAAGCCAGATGAAAGGTGCCAGAAATTCAAGGTGTTACACAGACTGCTCCCTCTACTCACCAGTTTGTGGGAAGGGCAGACAGCTTCAAACATCTCCCCTTGGCAGGTTGGTCATGATGGGACATTCCAAGGTGCTGCAGTAACATGGGCAGTAGCACTAATGTGTCCTAAGAACAGCTGTCCTGTGAAAAGCCAGCTTCTGTAAGGGAATGAGAAAAGTAATGAGGTTTAGTGCAAAATGGCTTCACAGCTTTGCTGGACTGGCCTTAGGAGAGAAAAATCACTGAAAGCAGATGGGGCTCAGCTTCATGTCTGAGCACACTCCAAGCCAGGGCTCCTGTTgatctcagcagctctggctgtgctggaggggtCTAAGCCAAGGACCAGGCTTCCCTGTATGGGAATGACTTGCACTGATGGGAATCCAGTGGAATGCAAAGTGGGAAAAGTCATTTCTACACTCACCCACAAATCCAGTACTGGAGCTGCCCATGTCTGTCTGGGGAgggaaaagtgatttaaaaagtCCAAGCCACACCTTGGAGAAAGGCATCAGAGCCcactggggagaaaaagcaagagcaagttttatttgtttatattgCTCCGATTCCATCAAAGGCTGAAGTTAACATCTGTTCTTGCCATGAGCTCAGAAGCTCTTGGgttcctctgctctcctgacaGGGCCCACAGTGCAACACTCCTCCCAAACACCATCAGAAAAGCAGATGAAGTATTTAATGTTCCACAAGAATTTGCATTAAATGCCCCTAAAGGACTCACAGAAAATCATGGTTTCCAACCAGGTTTGGGTCTGTTGACCCCATATATTTTTTTGGGAGGAGGGAGATGGTTACTGATCCTTGGCTGCCTCTACTGCTATTCCAGGCTCTGATAGTGCCCACCAGTGTTCACAGCCACAGGGTCAGTGCACCAAATCCATCAGTATGGAGTAATTAATAcaaattatcaaaaataaattagtacCATATTACAGGGTTTAATGCAGCTCCAAACACATTTAATGTAAACATACAGGCTGCAATGCCAGAAGTCTCTAAATTCACACAGTAGTATGAGGATCTCAaagatttttctcccttcaCCAAACTCCAGTTGCAGCCACTATTCCAGTGCAGTCTCCTGTTACCAACGTGAACATGGAACTTGGAAAAGCCACTGTGATCCTGGCAAATGACCAGAAGACTCAAGGGGCAAaatgctcctccagccccaacagctccaGTGCTAAAGTCTGTGAAAAGAAACATGAGGGAAGAGGGAGTAAGATAAAGCAAATAACAAACAATGAAAGGCTCTAAAGAAACCAACCTTCAATGAAAAATTTAGGTGaactgaaatgtattttctaaacTAAAGGTCTAATTTAAGCTGTAGAATAGAGGTGAACTCCAGCAGTTTATACAACAGGGGAGTTTAAGACAATTAACAATGCAGTAAGAATCTTAAAAATACCAATAAAAATATACAGGTGAGTTCCTAACAAGCTTAACTTCAGGCTGGGAGGATCTGCGAAAGCCctgaacagaaaatgcaaacGGGGCTGAAGTTAAGCCAGCCCCTGTCCTCTGCGTGGGCTGAGCACCAGGCTCAGGttcagctgagcagggcagagctcccttGGAATCTCCACTGCAGAAGTGAGAAATCaaccaggcagggacagggcagagcagcaggagctgaggagctgctgagcacaaaCCTGGCCCTGAGGTGGGAGGGGCTCCACTGAGGCAGCTCCAACACAAAAACACTTTCAAATATAAATGAAGACAATAAAAAGTAGAAAGGCACACGGCTGCTTCTGTGGTCCTGCCCTTTTTCTACCCCCACTGCTCGTTGTATGGAATCacaggctggtttggggctgAAAGGACCTggaagatcatctagttccaacccccctgctgtGGGAGTAATTATGTAATGTGTTGTAATTATGGTTTAATTGTGTATCATAATCAGCAACCTCCCGCTCAAACCAACTGTTTTAGCAGCATGACAGAATACCCAGTCAATTGGCTTGTATGGTTTATACCCAGGGCACTTCACTTCATGGAGGAGCATCTCAGTCCCAACCCCAATACTGCACAGAAGACATGAGCTACTATGGATACAGTCAAACTTAAAAACCAAAGCCATGCTCGTTAGTAAAACAATTGGgattattattatattattaaatcCCCTCACATAAAGATTAGCACAGTTACAGAAATCGTGAAATGAAGCAAactgttttaaagaaagattttaGTGTTCCTGCAGAATTCTCAGAGTAATTTCCAGTATATGACTTTgcctgctgaaagaaaaaagaataaaaacaaaaataaagatacGTACCAGTGAAGCCCTAAGGCCTTCCTTTAGAAGGGCCTTAAATTTCCATCTACTGAAAGGGCAAATAGCATTTTCTTTACACTTTTTTAAGGGTGTGTTGAGAAGAACCAAGTGCTACCTAAACATGAACAGGTATCACAAATTCCTTCCCGGTAAGAGAACCCACGTTAACATCACTGTCCCCTGCCAACACCCCCGTAGAAGAGTAGGGAGGGTCATGGAAGCAGTAGGGAGGGTCACTTCACCCCAATgttgtgggaatccacaaaatcagagggttttgggaaagctgcaaaaggcaggcatcagagacagcagaactgtgattggagctaagcagtagccatgagattggtcagcagaaaaattatttaaaagtagaaaagcaaggacaaatggaacaatggtctgtgtattaatgcttgtctagaataactccctaagctacagaaaagtttatctagcaagatattaggaagtttgaagcttaataatggagctctgtgcactctgttttaaggcttacaagcaggtattgtatttgaaataagcaggcattgttttaaccaaaggtacgtgtGCTTATAGTGCTTGGATAGAgctactgtcaatgtgcttttgctctGTGTGATTGGTCAGAAAACTTATAAAGTAAATTGTAACATTAAgtctttgtctgctgcctgggatgtgagctgatggcatcttcccattgtcacaACCATGgaatgagagtgatgctggaaaatgaaccagctcaaggcagttccacagcagccccgtcCCGATTGTGATTTGTACATGGAACCCCAGCCGGTGACAGAGGTCACTGCCCCGGGGCTTTCCACAGCTCCACTCCCAGCCtgactgcccagccctgagaaatcacaggggagcagctctgcaggacccACAGCCTGCTACACACTGGTGCAGGCAGGGAAGAACTGCAGAGGGAGATGCAAGGAAACAGTGTGAGGTGAAAAAAGGCCAGAGCAAACCCATACAGGGAGTTTCtgcaaaaagaagagaaggaaacaagCTCCAGCAGCAAGATAATGATCCTGACTGTTATGCTGAAGTTCCCAGGTAAGTATCTATCAAATCCAAGGGAAATGCTTCGGGCTGTGTTTTCAGCTAATGTAAAAACCACAGGAGCCCAAATTCTAAAAGGTTGCAGGGAGTCAGGTGATCAATAAATCTTTACAGCCTCCACAGAGGTTAaattaaaaatggctttttttgtCCTGTGGCATTAACAAATTCTCAGTGAGAAATGTGAGAACAGAAACATTCGTGGGAGttgttttacatttttgctGTATTCATCAAAAGCTTTCTTCTCCCAGTTTACAGcaacccccccacccccaatgATCTGTTGGGATACATCCAGAGTGTACCCTAAATTCTCAGTTTTGCCACCATGCTGATGTCCAGAGAATTCACACTCATGTCCACTCAGATGGGCGACATCGACTAAACAGCCAAGGACAAACTCAGGtgttacagaatcacagaagtgTCAGGGTTGGAGGGACCCCTGGAGAGCACCCAGTCCatccccctgccaaggcagggtcacctggagcaggtgacacgGGATGCATCCAGGTGGGtctggaatgtctccagagagggagactccacagctgttccagagctctgccaccTTCACTGGAAAGAAGTTCTTCTCATGCCAAGCTGGAACCTTTTGTGTCACCTGCTTCCATAATGTCctttttaaattgttctttttttatttcatgttagTACCACAAATTCCCAGAAATCTGCCACTGTTTTCCACTTTCATTTGCATATCTTCAAGAGCAAACTTGGGGAACCAGAGGTTTCCAGTAGCTCTCCACTGGACCCACCTCACATTTCTTTGGGAGATGGCCCTTGGCTCTGGCAGAGCAAAGCAAGGGGCACGTGGCAGGCCCCGGggtcacagcagctccccagcagctgcaccagctcCTCTTGGCCTGGAATGTGACAGgacactgtccctgcagcagctgccactgccagagcCTCTGGCCCTCTCAGGCACGAAGGTGATGCCAGGAGTGTTCCCAGCTCATCTCCAGCCACCACAGCACCATCCAGCCACTCTGTGGGTGCTACAGGaggtgcagaggcagcagcaaaccTGGCTCAACTCCAGCTTTATTTCCCTGTCTTCATCACAGCGAGTCTCCTCCACCAACTTGGttatattgtattttaataaattcaaCACAAGAGGCCTCCACTAGCCCGTTCTTCAATTAAGTCCACATTTTATTTATGGTTTGCTGTTGGTACTTCAATCAgatttatatatacataatcTAAAACCTACATCAAAACCATGTTGACTGCTCTGAAGACCGAGAGAAGTGACACGATTGAAGTTTTCTTCCACAGCTCTATGGTAAGTCTACATTCCCACAGCAGGTTTTTGGTTCAGGTTGCAGAAGTGTTCAGAATGCCAATGCCAGGTCTCTCTCAGACTCCGAGTGGGAGGGTTACAGTTctctttcagcatttcagtCTTACACACAACCACAGTAGCAATCAGTAACATTTTTATGTTCTAGATTAACACCTGGGTTGATCTGCAGAATCCTGGCTTTTCACATTCCCACATCTCCCTTTCTAAACCCTCaccaacacagctggaaaaccaAGTCCCTCCCTGCGACTGCTGCGTAATTTGAACATTAATTGTGAGAGGATTTGATGCTACTTCACATGGGAGGAGAAATGTTTGAGAGTCCTCACGGTGCCCCCTGAAAAATGCCAGATCCTTCACCTGGATGCAAAGACAGGTACCCCAAACAATTCCATTTATCCCCAGGGAGGCAGGACTGCAGTGCCTGCCCAGCAAACAGCCCCACCAGGTATTTGTGCACCTCacctggcccagggcagctcctgcacagccgGAGCCGCTCCCAGCAACGAACAAGAGGTAGAAAGGATTCACAGAAGCAGCTTGTGAAGGCCCTCActcagccccctccctgcctttATCTGCTCAGAGGATTAGACTTGGTACAGATCTTAGAGAAGAAGAGTAGAAAATGCTTTACATGCTACTTAGTCTGAAGCTGCTGCTcggagcagctcctggtgcgAGGGAGCCCCGAGGCTCAGGACAGGTCTCACACAAAGGCTCAGCAGGGGTGTGTGGGGCCAGgcaaagcacagctccagctccccagggatTTCACACAGCATGACCTCTCCCTTCAGCAAAATATTCCAATTTCTGCTGTTTCACCTGTCCCCAGTCACgcacagggcaggcagataGAATTGGTGAGTATCAGTAAGTCCTGAAGAACTAATCTTCACATTTCTAAGCTTTGGAATTTGCTTCCAGAAGACCTTCTGAGGACTTTAAAGCACCTaccagatatttaaatacaatcaAGTATATTAAGTGTCCAACTTTTCAATCCACCTTCTTTTCCAGAGTAGATTCCAGCAAAACCTACTGCTTTTATTCACCTGTAGAGTAATGCTTCAATAtagaaaatgaagggaaaaaataccccaaacaaCAACCAACCAAAGAAAACCAGTAAGCTACAAGCTATTAGAATTCTAGACTGCCATCAGTAGCACAAAGCTTTCCTATCCCACATAAATGAGAAGTTTTAAGAGATGACAAAGCCCACCAGGGTcaaggctgtggctgctgctaCTGCACTGTGAAAGGCTCCAGGCTGCCTGgcaaatgtggggttttttggggatttttactTGCAGTAGCaaacagcaggacagcaggtgTGGGTAAAAACAGGAGGTAAACAACCATCATGGCAAGTGAAGGGATTTGATTCCAAGAGAAtacaaaaatactgaatataaAAATGATCCTTGCAATCCAGAGTGAAAAACTCTGTAAGAAAGAATCACAAGAAATGATGGACAGGAATTTAAGAGTTAGGGACAAGAACTGAGCAGCATTTCAATAAATAAAGCTACAAAAAAGGCCAATAATACCTTTAAAAGCTGCACCTACAGAGGTATCACTACAGCAAAGGAACAGAACTGCTCATTTAATGGCTCAGGTGAAACCACACTTGGAAAGCATtcatccagccctgggcattGTATGAAAACAGGAACAGCACAACACCACAGCAGAAATGTGGATCAGGAACAGCTTATAGGGGAAAAccaaacatttaaacattttgctCTGGTGTGGACTAAAGGGGACATCACTGCAAATGCAGACTGTGCAGCTCACACCACTTTGGGCAAAATACACCAACTTACTGGAACAGCAGTtgcaaattaagaacaaaattTAACATGATCAGATACTTTGAATACTATAGaaacagggaagggaatgaTCTTTTTTCCTGCACTGGATGTTTTGCTATGGTCAGATTGTGGATGAAGTCATGGAAcctttttcctcttatttcttTACTCAAGGTTATCTAATGGTTAAAAACTAGAAGACTTTTTTTGTACATTATTTTGACCACTGAACAATGACCCTGTCATTTCAGAATTGTGCTGCTATGATTTAAGGCTTTATTAAATTGTTCCAAGGAAACAGCCTGTAGGTCAGTTTTATTATCAAAAAGTGGCTTCAAGGAGTTCTAAAGCTAAAAAATACGGAGTTGggtatttaaaaatctgattaaaaGTTAGCCCTTATTCAGGagtatttttctccttcagaaaCTGGTTCCCTCATGCTTGTTCTGATTTCTCTGCAAACAAGAGCTCTGTCTTCTGTGCCACCCACTGACTGAGCTGGCCTGACCCCAACATATCACCAGCTTCCACTCTTACAGTGCTGAAATCAACTGAACTGGCATAAATGATGCTGAAATCCATGGATTCACCACAACTTGCATTAGAAAATCAGAGTGCAGGATGGGGATGTCTGAATTTAATGGCTGGAATCTCTTGTCAGCACACTTCCAGACACAGCCTACCCCTGACagacactgcagggatggggctgtgcacTTGCTCTTGTGAATAAATGATACAGGAATGGTTTCTGGACACTTAAAGCCCAGGGGAGACTTTTATCCCttagaaataaaaggaaatttgtGGTAAGAGCCTTAGGAATTTCCAGTGTGAAAAGTGACAGTGCTCAGGCTGGGTTAAAGCCCTTCCTCCAGTCTGGATTGGAGGGCAAGTGTCAGCCAAATGCCTGTGCTGACATGGCAACCCCActggcaggcagggacagggaagccTGGCAtggcacagagggcacacacagctcactgtgagcccagctgccagccaggagaCAATTCAGAGCTTAAAGAGCGGTTTGGAGTCACCTGCCCCACCAGACACCTGCAAGGAGAGCAGGaatcctgcagcaggaagcagctgggatCCCTCCACTTTGCctcctgccactgcagcagcagagtgcagcTCCTGGTTTGTACAAGACACTTCCTACTGCTCCCAGAAAGCCTCTTCTGCCTGGCTCTAGGCAAGGCAGGTGCAACTTCACTCCCAAACCTCAT contains these protein-coding regions:
- the RPL8 gene encoding 60S ribosomal protein L8 — its product is MGRVIRGQRKGAGSVFRAHVKHRKGPAKLRAVDFAERHGYIKGIVKDIIHDPGRGAPLAKIAFRDPYRFKKRTELFIAAEGIHTGQFVYCGKKAQLNIGNVLPVGTMPEGTIVCCLEEKPGDRGKLARASGNYATVISHNPETKKTRVKLPSGSKKVISSANRAVVGIVAGGGRIDKPILKAGRAYHKYKAKRNCWPRVRGVAMNPVEHPFGGGNHQHIGKPSTIRRDAPAGRKVGLIAARRTGRLRGTKTVQEKEN